The genomic segment ATTCGGAGTAAACAGCGAACGCTCGATCAGGTTGGTCAGATCGCGGTAGCTGAGGTAGGTGGCCATCATTCGGCGATTGAGCGGCTCGGGGAAGGAGGAGCCGATGCGGATGCTGACGGTCTCGATGCCGTAGCGATCGAAATAGAAGCTCGCCATGTCCTCGCCGTAGGATTTGGACAGACCGTAATAGCTGTCTGGGCGGCGCGGTGCGCTGGCATCGATGGTTTCGGTCTGCTTGTGGAAACCGATGACATGGTTGGAGCTGGCAAAGACTACGCGCTTGATGCCGTGCTTGCGTGCGGCTTCGTAGATATGGAATACGCCGCGGATGTTGGCTTCGAGGATTTCCTCGAAGGGTCGCTCGACAGAGACGCCGCCAAAATGCGCAATCGCATCGACGCCGTCGCAAAGTGCGTGTACGGCTGCTTTATCGGAGAGATCGCAAGGCATCACCTCTTCATGCGGGCCGGCGGCGGGCGCCATCGAGGCAATATCGGAGAGACGAATAATGTTGGCATAGGGGCGAAGCGTTTCGCGTAGCACCTTGCCCAAACCTCCCGCCGCTCCGGTCAGCAGGAGGCGATTGAAGGGTGTGGGGGTGATCGTCGTGCTTGTCATTTTGGGTCTGCCCGTCGCTTATTGTTTTGATGTCATCGGTTGTCGGATGACTTGGATTGATTATTTCTGTCGCCCTCAAACTTTGTCAACCGCAAAGTGCGATCTTCTTACCGGTGTCCAAATGCTGGTTCCTGCTTCGGAAAGTCCCGCTCGCTCTTCCTGTAACTAGCGTAGTCTCTGGATTCCGTACGTTTCAGAAGTGATCGCAGAGCATCACGCTAGCGGTCACAGCCAGGTAATTACATACCACTAAAGTCGAGTGAGGCTCCTGCCTCGGAAACGGACGGGCATGACGGACGAAGTATGCGTGGTTGTATGATGACCAAGCGACGTCGACTCGATTTTTCGCGATACTGGCGCGTGCCGCCGAGCCTGCTCGGTTTGCAATCCGCTGCGGCTGAATGTCGAATTCGAGCTGATCGTACGAGACAGCACCTGAAAGGTTCAGGACTTGAGTGTTGCGCAGTCACCCACCATAGGCTGATTCAGGCTGCCCATTTTTCGGCCTTCTCGCGGGTCTATGTGATGTGCAGTTGCACATGGCTCCATGCAGGTAGTCGGTCTATCACCCGGAGGTTCCATGAACGACACGCCCACAATCATCTGTGCCGACGAAGACCGTATCGCCTGGTTGCGCCTGCGCTCGGTGGCACTGCCGCTCGCCAACCCGATCAGCGATGCGAAGGTGCTCACCGGCCGGCAGAAGCCGATGACCGAAATCGCCATTCTGATCGCTGAGATCGAGACCCGCGATGGCCATCAAGGACTTGGCTTCAGTTACTCCAAGCGCGCCGGGGGCGCGGGGCAGTTTGCCCATGCTCTGGAGGTGGCGCCCAACCTGATCGGTGAAAACCCCAGCGACATCTCCAAGCTATGGGACAAGCTGTGCTGGGCAGGCGCTTCGGTAGGTCGCAGCGGCGTCGCGACTCAAGCGATCGGCGCCTTCGACGTGGCGCTGTGGGATCTCAAAGCACGTCGTGCGGGGCTGTCGCTGGCGCGCCTGCTCGGTGCCCAGCGAGACTCGGTGCGCTGCTACAACACGTCTGGTGGTTTTTTGCACACACCGCTGGATCAATTGCTGAAAAACACCGATGTGTCGCGAGAGAAGGGCATCGGCGGGATCAAGCTCAAAGTCGGCCAGCCGGACTGGGCGCTGGACCTGCATCGGGTCGGCACGGTGCGCCAACACTTAGGCGAGGCGTTTCCACTGATGGTCGATGCCAACCAGCAATGGGATCGGCCGATGGCTCGGCGCATGTGTCGGCGCCTGGAGCCTTTCGATCTGGTGTGGATCGAGGAACCACTGGACTGTTACGACGCCGAGGGGCACGCCGAGCTGGTGCGCCAGTTCGACACGCCAATCGCGACGGGCGAGATGCTCACCAGCCCGGCTGAGCACTGGGAGTTCATTCGTCAGCGTGCTGCCGACTTTCTGATGCCGGACGCCCCACGCGTCGGCGGGATCACGCCCTATCTCCGGATACAGACCCTGGCCGAGCAGGCGGGCATGACATTGGCGCCGCACTTCGCCATGGAGCTGCATGTGCACCTAGCAGCGACCCATATTCGTGAGCCTTGGGTCGAGCATTTCGAATGGCTGGAGCCCTTGTTCGAGGAGCGACTGGAGATTCGTGATGGACGGATGCTGGTGCCTAACAGGCCCGGGCTGGGCTTGAGCCTGAGCGAGCGGGTGGCCGGTTGGACGGTGCAACAGGCCGAAGTGGGTCAGCGCGCCTGAGCGGGCTCGCTGGCTGCGTGCCGCACCGCTTCGCGAAGCGCGGCGACAGCGGGGTTGTCATTGTCGTCGCGCCAGGCCAGATGCAACTCGCTGTGTACACCTGATGGCAGCTCGAGCGCCCGCCAACGCACCCGCTCGAAGCTCACCGCACTGGCGCTGCGAGGCACCAATGCCAGGCCCATGCCGACGTTGACCAGTGACAGGATGGTCAAGGTGTTGCCAAGCGACTGTACGTAGTCTGGTTGCACGCCGCTGGAGCGGAACATGCCGGTGAGCAGCTCATTGAACGGCTGCCAGGCGGCATGCGAATAAAGGATGAACGACTGGCCGTGCAATGCGGCCAGTTCAAGCGGTTCGAGTCGTGCCAACGGATGCTCGTCGTGCACGGCCAGAATGAAGGGCTCGCATACGAGGCGCTCGCTGATCAGGCCCGGCTGGTTCAGCGGCGCCCGCACGATGCCCAGGTCGATGCGCCGCATACGCAGGGCCTGAAGCTGCTCGAACGTGGTCATCTCCTGGAGCGCAATCTGCACACCGGGGCGGTCGCGCCTGGCTTGTGCCACCACCCGAGGCAAGAAGTCATAAACCGCACTGGCGACGAAGCCGATGCTTACGGTCCCGCTTTCGCCGAACGCAATCAGACGTGCGGTCTGCGCCGCTCGGTGGGCTTGCTCGAGCAGCGCCTGGGCTTCGACGAAGAAAGCACGACCCGCGGCGGTCAAGGCCACTGCCCGGGTATTGCGGGTGAACAAGGCGATGCCCAGTTGGTGCTCTAGCAGCTGGATCTGCCGGCTCAGCGGCGGCTGGGTCATGTGCAGGCGCTCGGCGGCGCGACGAAAATTCAACTCCGTCGCGAGAGCGGTAAAGCATCGCAGTTGCGCCAGGTCGAACATTGATCCATTTCCGGTATCAATCAAGTGGTTGATTAGATTAGACCTGCATCAATCGCAACGTCCATCATGCCTTTCACACTGCGAGCCATGAAGGTGGGTATGAAAATGTACAGTCCCGATCGCATTACCTGGATCGGCCTGCGTGCGGTAGAACTGCCGCTGGCGCATGCCGTCAGCGATGCCAAAGTGGCAACCGGCCGGCAAGCCGCATTGACATCGGTCAGTCTGTTATTTGCCGAAATTCAAACCGCACAGGGGCATGCCGGCATAGGCTTCAGCTACAGCCTGCGCACCGGAGGGCCGGCACAATATGCCCACGCCCAGGAACTCGCACCGTTGCTGATCGGTGAAGACCCCAACGACATTGCCCGACTATGGAACAAGCTGGCCTGGGCAAGTGCTTCGGTAGGGCGGGGCGGCGTCGCGGCGCAGGCCATTGCCGCGATCGACACCGCCTTATGGGACCTCAAGGCACGGCGCGCGGCATTGCCGCTATCCAAACTGTTAGGTGCGCAGCGCGGCTCGGTGCGCTGCTATAACACCTCTGGCGGCTATCTGCAGGCCTCGACTGAAGAGCTCATCGACAAGGCGACGCAGTCTCGCGAGCGCGGCATTGGCGGCGTGAAGATGAAGGTCGGGCAACCGGACAGGCGACTCGATCTCCAGCGCGTCGAGGCCGTGCGCAAGCATTTGGGCGATGAAGTGCCACTGATGGTGGATGTCAACCAGCAGTGGGATCGCACCACCGCGTTACGCATGGGACGCGTGCTGGAGCAGTACCAGTTGGAATGGATCGAAGAGCCGCTCGATGCGCATGACGTTGCGGGGCACGCCGTTTTGGCCGCGCAACTGGATACGCCCATCGGTACCGGCGAGATGCTTACCAGCGCCGCCGAGGCCTTGGGCTATGTCGATACTGGCGCGGTCGATGTGATCATGCACGATGCGCCGCGCATGGGCGGCATCACGCCGTTTCTGAAGGTCGCCCAAGCAGCCGAACAACGAGGCATGATCATGGCGCCGCATTTCGTCATGGAAATCCATTTGCACCTGGCGGCTGCTTACGAGCACCCGACCTGGGTAGAACATTTCGAGTGGTTGGAGCCGGCCTTCAACGAACGGTTGGAAATACGCGACGGCCACATGATCGTGCCAGATCGGCCAGGCCTGGGCCTGAGCCTGCACGAGCGGGTGGCTGGCTGGACGCTGGCAAAGATGGAAATAGGTAAGCGCGGCTGAACGCAAAACCGCGACAAGGCGCGGTTTTGCTTCTCGGTACCCGCCTGCGCGGATGTCGTGATATCAAGCCCTCTGCAGCTTTTCCACTGCGCTCTTACGACCGCGCAATGCGCTGAACAGATGCCAGAGCACCGACAGCAGGGCCAGCGCCAGGAAAGCAGCCGAGATGGGGTTCGTGAGAAAGCCCATGAAGTGACCGTCAGACAGCATCAGGCCGCGACGCAGGTTAGTCTCGGCCATCGGTCCGAGAATGAAACCGATGATGAACGGCGCTGCGGGCATACCGCCTTTGACGAAGCCATAGCCGATTAGGCCGAACAAGAGGATGGTCCAGACATCGAACACGCGACTGCTCAGGCCGAACGCGCCGACCACGCACAGTACAAGGATGATCGGCAGCAGGATGTGCTTAGGCACCGCCAGCAGCTTGATGAAGATCCGCAGTCCATAAAACTCCAGCACCAGCATCATCACTGAGGCCAGGATCAGCGCCGCGAAGATGGTGTAGACCAACGCGCCCTGGCTGATGAACAACAGCGGGCCGGGCTGGATGCCGTGGATCATGAAGCCACCCAACAGAATCGCCGTCACGGTATCCCCGGGAATACCGAGGGTCATCAGCGGAATCATCGCGCTGCCGATGCCGGCGTTGTTAGCGGTTTCACTGGCGACCACGCCTTCGACCGCACCCTTGCCGAACATCTCGGGATGCTTGGAGCGCTTCTTGGCGATGATGTAGGAGACGATGTTCGAGGTGCCAGCCCCGATGCCCGGCAAGATGCCGATCCCGATGCCGATCAGCGAAGAGCGAAAGGCATTGGGAATCTGTCCGAAGAATTCCTTCAGGGAAAATCCGAAGCCCTTGACGCCCTTCATGCTTACCGACGCGATCTTGCTCTTGTGCGCGGCCCTGCCTGTCTCAGCAATCTTGATCACTTCGGCCACGGCGAACATGCCGATCATCACCGTCAGCATCGCGAAACCGCCGTTGAGGTTGGGCGAGTCGAAGGTGAAGCGGCGGATGGCGTCGACGGGTGCGATGCCGACGGTGGAAAATGCGAAACCCAGGGTCCCTGCATAGATGCCCTTGAGCAGCGAACCGGTGGACAGTGTGGCGATCAGCGTCAGCGAGAAAATCGCAATGGAGAAATACTCGTGCGGCCCGAAGCGCAAGGCTATCTTGGCCAGCGAGGGCGCGATGGACATCAGTGCGATGATGCTGAACACGGTACCGATGAAGGAAAACACCACGCCGATGCCGAGCGCCTTCAGACCTTCGCCTTTTTCCATCATCGGCCCGCCGTCGAACGTCGTGGCAATAGATGCTGGAGTGCCTGGGATCTTCAGCAGAATGGCCGAGATCAGGCCACCGGATGTCGCGCCGATGAACAGAGCGACCAACAGCGACAAGCCTGCGGCTGGCCCCATCGTGTAGGTCAGCGGTAAACACAAAGCGATGGCCATGGTCGCCGAGAGCCCGGGGACAGCGCCAAAGACGATGCCGACGGCGACGCCAAGGGTGATCAGGATGAAGATATACGGAGAGAAAACCGCACCGAAACCGGCCTGCAGAAGTTCGAACATGGCCGCCTCCTAGAATTTCAGAAAGCCGGTCGGGAGCATCAGATCGAAGCCCTGCCGGAAGATGAAGAAGATCGCAGCGGAGGTCACGACTGCGATGACGATATAGGAGATGTGGTTGATCTTCTGTTCGCGCGGTGTGATCACGATGAACTGTGCATACAGATAAAGGACGGTCATGATCGGAAAGCCGATCTTTTGCAGCAGCGCGACATATACAGCGATCAGCCCGAGCGTTTTGAACACTGTGGGATAGTCAGGCGGCGTTCCTGCAGATGGGTCGGCATCCGCATCGGGATCAGCCTGTGGTTGCGTCGCCTTGGTGGCCGTCAGCAATTGCAGGATGCCCAGCAGGCAGAGCCCGACGGACAACACATAGGGAACGGTAGAAGCGTCGATGAAACCTTTGCGCGGAAGGTTGATGGTCAGGAACAGGTAGAACAGGCCGGCACCCAGCATCAGGGCTCCGACCAGTAACTCCTTTCTCTTGTAGGTATCCATGGGACGGCTCTCGATTCAGAGGAAAGGCTGCCGGGCGCAGCGACTGCACCCGGCATCG from the Stutzerimonas stutzeri genome contains:
- a CDS encoding LysR family transcriptional regulator translates to MFDLAQLRCFTALATELNFRRAAERLHMTQPPLSRQIQLLEHQLGIALFTRNTRAVALTAAGRAFFVEAQALLEQAHRAAQTARLIAFGESGTVSIGFVASAVYDFLPRVVAQARRDRPGVQIALQEMTTFEQLQALRMRRIDLGIVRAPLNQPGLISERLVCEPFILAVHDEHPLARLEPLELAALHGQSFILYSHAAWQPFNELLTGMFRSSGVQPDYVQSLGNTLTILSLVNVGMGLALVPRSASAVSFERVRWRALELPSGVHSELHLAWRDDNDNPAVAALREAVRHAASEPAQAR
- a CDS encoding L-talarate/galactarate dehydratase, with the protein product MYSPDRITWIGLRAVELPLAHAVSDAKVATGRQAALTSVSLLFAEIQTAQGHAGIGFSYSLRTGGPAQYAHAQELAPLLIGEDPNDIARLWNKLAWASASVGRGGVAAQAIAAIDTALWDLKARRAALPLSKLLGAQRGSVRCYNTSGGYLQASTEELIDKATQSRERGIGGVKMKVGQPDRRLDLQRVEAVRKHLGDEVPLMVDVNQQWDRTTALRMGRVLEQYQLEWIEEPLDAHDVAGHAVLAAQLDTPIGTGEMLTSAAEALGYVDTGAVDVIMHDAPRMGGITPFLKVAQAAEQRGMIMAPHFVMEIHLHLAAAYEHPTWVEHFEWLEPAFNERLEIRDGHMIVPDRPGLGLSLHERVAGWTLAKMEIGKRG
- a CDS encoding NAD-dependent epimerase/dehydratase family protein; the encoded protein is MTSTTITPTPFNRLLLTGAAGGLGKVLRETLRPYANIIRLSDIASMAPAAGPHEEVMPCDLSDKAAVHALCDGVDAIAHFGGVSVERPFEEILEANIRGVFHIYEAARKHGIKRVVFASSNHVIGFHKQTETIDASAPRRPDSYYGLSKSYGEDMASFYFDRYGIETVSIRIGSSFPEPLNRRMMATYLSYRDLTNLIERSLFTPNVKHTVVYGASANRDAWWDNHMAAHLGFEPKDTSEVFRDKIETQPPYAPNDPALIYQGGAFCEAGPFDD
- a CDS encoding L-talarate/galactarate dehydratase; its protein translation is MNDTPTIICADEDRIAWLRLRSVALPLANPISDAKVLTGRQKPMTEIAILIAEIETRDGHQGLGFSYSKRAGGAGQFAHALEVAPNLIGENPSDISKLWDKLCWAGASVGRSGVATQAIGAFDVALWDLKARRAGLSLARLLGAQRDSVRCYNTSGGFLHTPLDQLLKNTDVSREKGIGGIKLKVGQPDWALDLHRVGTVRQHLGEAFPLMVDANQQWDRPMARRMCRRLEPFDLVWIEEPLDCYDAEGHAELVRQFDTPIATGEMLTSPAEHWEFIRQRAADFLMPDAPRVGGITPYLRIQTLAEQAGMTLAPHFAMELHVHLAATHIREPWVEHFEWLEPLFEERLEIRDGRMLVPNRPGLGLSLSERVAGWTVQQAEVGQRA
- a CDS encoding tripartite tricarboxylate transporter permease; this translates as MFELLQAGFGAVFSPYIFILITLGVAVGIVFGAVPGLSATMAIALCLPLTYTMGPAAGLSLLVALFIGATSGGLISAILLKIPGTPASIATTFDGGPMMEKGEGLKALGIGVVFSFIGTVFSIIALMSIAPSLAKIALRFGPHEYFSIAIFSLTLIATLSTGSLLKGIYAGTLGFAFSTVGIAPVDAIRRFTFDSPNLNGGFAMLTVMIGMFAVAEVIKIAETGRAAHKSKIASVSMKGVKGFGFSLKEFFGQIPNAFRSSLIGIGIGILPGIGAGTSNIVSYIIAKKRSKHPEMFGKGAVEGVVASETANNAGIGSAMIPLMTLGIPGDTVTAILLGGFMIHGIQPGPLLFISQGALVYTIFAALILASVMMLVLEFYGLRIFIKLLAVPKHILLPIILVLCVVGAFGLSSRVFDVWTILLFGLIGYGFVKGGMPAAPFIIGFILGPMAETNLRRGLMLSDGHFMGFLTNPISAAFLALALLSVLWHLFSALRGRKSAVEKLQRA
- a CDS encoding tripartite tricarboxylate transporter TctB family protein, which codes for MDTYKRKELLVGALMLGAGLFYLFLTINLPRKGFIDASTVPYVLSVGLCLLGILQLLTATKATQPQADPDADADPSAGTPPDYPTVFKTLGLIAVYVALLQKIGFPIMTVLYLYAQFIVITPREQKINHISYIVIAVVTSAAIFFIFRQGFDLMLPTGFLKF